The Methanobrevibacter boviskoreani JH1 genomic interval GATATAATGTAATAGTTCTTATCTTTAACTAATTTGTATAAATTGAGATATGGTTCCGTTGCCGGTGTTTTGTACCTTATTTCGTTAATGTGGTGGGACCAGAATCCCCAGTATTTACAGGCGTTCTCTTTATCTATATTCATCCAGAATTTTCCCATAATCTCTACAATGGTTTTATAGCCTAATCTGGCATATTGTGGATAATGTCCTTTAAAAAATTCCTGACTTCCATAGTTTAATCCCCCTGCTGCAGATAATCCTGATCCTACACCTATGACTATATTTTCTGCATCGGAAATTGCGTCATATGCCTTTTTAATATTTTTATTGTAGTTGTTAAACATTTTAGCTCCTTTTAATATTTTTATATTAGTTTGGTATTTTTTAATAAATCGAATTTCTTTTCCTCATTTAATCTATCGAATTTCTTGAATTCAATCTTCAAGTAGTTCTGTATAGATTCTTAGTTGTTCGTCCTCAAAAACATCAAAGATTACCTTTTCAATGCCAGTTTTTGGATTATTTTTCAGATAGGTAGATACAGCTTCATATGCAAGTTTTGCCGCATCTTCTTTTGGAAAATTAAACACTCCTGTTGAAATGTTTGGAAATGCAATTGTTTTTAGATTATATTCATCTGCAACCTTTAAAGAATTGGTGTAACATGATTTCAACTCTTCCTTCTGTTTGTTGTTCGGTTTTGCACCTGGTGCTAAAGCAGGTCCAATGGTATGAATGACATATTTTGCAGGTAAGTTGTATCCCTTGGTTATTTTTGCTTGTCCATTCTTTTCATCATGGCCCTGTTTTACCATGATCTTGTTACAGTCATATCTTAATTGTATTCCTGCCGCAGAGTGTATTATATTGTCAATACAGCTGTGAAGTGGAATAAAACATCCGAGAAGTTTTGAATTACATGCGTTTACAATTGCATCGACTTTTAAAACTGTAATGTCTCCATGAAATATTCCTATTTTGGGATTTCTTTTGGTTTCTTTAATTTCATCTGAGCTAATTAAGTTTTTAGAATTTGTTTCATAACTTAATAACTCGTCTTGAACTTCTAGAAATTCCTTGGATATTGGTCCTGGTAGACGAATATTCATTAAAGATCTTAAAAGTAATCTTTTACTTTGATAATCTTTGGGAATATCTATCTTTTCATCTAACTGTGATATTAATTCATTTAGTAGAAAATCTACTTTCTCTTCTTTATTCATAATGGCCTCTTAAAATTTTATAAATTTTAATTAATAGTTTTAGATATAAAAATAGTTTAGTTACCTTAAGGTAATCGTTTTGTTTTAAAATTAGA includes:
- a CDS encoding protein-ADP-ribose hydrolase, with product MNKEEKVDFLLNELISQLDEKIDIPKDYQSKRLLLRSLMNIRLPGPISKEFLEVQDELLSYETNSKNLISSDEIKETKRNPKIGIFHGDITVLKVDAIVNACNSKLLGCFIPLHSCIDNIIHSAAGIQLRYDCNKIMVKQGHDEKNGQAKITKGYNLPAKYVIHTIGPALAPGAKPNNKQKEELKSCYTNSLKVADEYNLKTIAFPNISTGVFNFPKEDAAKLAYEAVSTYLKNNPKTGIEKVIFDVFEDEQLRIYTELLED